In the Girardinichthys multiradiatus isolate DD_20200921_A chromosome 4, DD_fGirMul_XY1, whole genome shotgun sequence genome, one interval contains:
- the zgc:123258 gene encoding signal peptide peptidase-like 2A isoform X3, which produces MEMKGALGVVLLSVISFISQVNCQEAVLQISNGRVLRDYCIVHNHSWTPLPQTLNTATAYPVANLTSSVLCDTSGIRPDVVKGKALVVMRGECDFSQKALVAQTLGATALLIASNKTLITPSANESEYAKVHIPLALMRYRDFLAARQVFGDEMQVKLFAPPLSKIDPNIAVMLLISIVTVALGGYWSGACERDRLNSCSAGGGGEGEKADSNRVFLYSPLNVVIFVILMCGMLVLMYFFYNILVYFIIAIFCFASASALFSCLDAVMDKIGCGTLSFSVRNKSFSMRSILLAAVCISIAVVWGVYRNEDRWIWILQNLLGFAFCLNFMKTITLSNFKICVILLSLLLLYDVFFVFITPFFTKNGVSIMVQVALGPDAAGEKIPVVMRVPRFSAWAQNLCGMQFSILGYGDIIVPGLLVAYCSRFDVWISSRKKIYFLSCCIAYLLGMVLTFAVMLLSGMGQPALLYLVPFTLITSAVVAGCRGEIRQFWTGTTYEVLNSPREPLLPEGRTDRAIGESC; this is translated from the exons ATGGAGATGAAGGGAGCGCTCGGTGTTGTTTTGCTGTCCGTCATTTCCTTCATATCACAG GTAAATTGCCAAGAGGCTGTTTTGCAGATTTCAAATGGAAGAGTATTGAGGGACTACTGTATCGTCCACAATCACTCCTGGACTCCTCTTCCTCAAACCCTCAACACTGCT acGGCGTACCCGGTGGCGAATTTGACCTCCTCTGTGTTGTGCGACACCTCAGGAATCCGTCCAGATGTGGTAAAGGGCAAGGCGCTGGTGGTGATGAGGGGGGAGTGTGATTTCAGCCAGAAGGCTCTTGTTGCCCAGACCCTCGGCGCTACCGCATTGCTGATTGCGAGCAATAAAACACTG ATCACTCCATCAGCCAATGAGTCTGAGTATGCAAAGGTCCACATTCCTCTGGCTCTCATGAGGTACAGGGACTTCCTGGCCGCCAGGCAG GTGTTCGGCGACGAAATGCAGGTGAAGCTGTTTGCGCCGCCATTATCTAAGATTGATCCGAACATCGCCGTCATGCTGCTGATTTCTATTGTGACTGTGGCTTTGGGCGGCTACTGGAGCGGAGCATGTGAACG GGACCGACTCAACAGttgctctgcaggaggaggaggagagggagaaaaAGCAGACAGCAACAGGGTCTTCCTGTACTCTCCCCTCAACGTGGTCATCTTCGTCATCTTGATGTGTGGGATGCTGGTGCTCATGTACTTCTTCTATAACATTCTTG TTTACTTCATTATTGCCATCTTCTGCTTCGCTTCTGCCTCCGCTCTGTTCAGCTGCCTCGATGCAGTGATGGATAAAATAGGTTGTGGAACTTTAAG CTTTTCTGTCCGAAACAAGAGCTTCTCAATGAGGTCTATCCTGCTGGCCGCTGTGTGCATTAGCATCGCTGTGGTGTGGGGGGTGTACAGAAATGAAGACAG ATGGATCTGGATCCTGCAGAACCTGCTTGGCTTTGCCTTTTGCCTCAACTTCATGAAGACCATCACGCTTTCCAATTTCAAG ATCTGTGTGATCCTGCTGAGCCTCCTCCTCCTGTATGATGTCTTCTTTGTGTTCATAACTCCTTTCTTCACAAAG AATGGAGTTAGCATCATGGTGCAGGTAGCTCTCGGCCCCGATGCGGCTGGGGAGAAG ATACCTGTGGTGATGCGTGTCCCGCGGTTCTCAGCTTGGGCTCAGAACCTGTGTGGGATGCAGTTCTCCATCCTCGGCTATGGAGATATCATTGTCCCAG GTCTCCTGGTGGCCTATTGCAGCAGGTTTGATGTTTGGATTAGCAGCAGGAAGAAGATCTACTTCCTCAGCTGCTGCATTG CCTATCTCCTGGGAATGGTGCTGACGTTTGCAGTGATGCTGCTGTCAGGGATGGGCCAGCCGGCTCTACTCTACTTAGTGCCTTTTACCCTGATAACATCTGCCGTGGTGGCAGGGTGCAGGGGAGAGATCAGGCAGTTCTGGACAGGAACCACCTACGAG GTTTTGAATTCACCCAGGGAACCTTTGCTGCCAG AAGGAAGAACTGACCGCGCCATAGGGGAAAGTTGCTGA
- the zgc:123258 gene encoding signal peptide peptidase-like 2A isoform X1, with the protein MEMKGALGVVLLSVISFISQVNCQEAVLQISNGRVLRDYCIVHNHSWTPLPQTLNTATAYPVANLTSSVLCDTSGIRPDVVKGKALVVMRGECDFSQKALVAQTLGATALLIASNKTLITPSANESEYAKVHIPLALMRYRDFLAARQVFGDEMQVKLFAPPLSKIDPNIAVMLLISIVTVALGGYWSGACERDRLNSCSAGGGGEGEKADSNRVFLYSPLNVVIFVILMCGMLVLMYFFYNILVYFIIAIFCFASASALFSCLDAVMDKIGCGTLSFSVRNKSFSMRSILLAAVCISIAVVWGVYRNEDRWIWILQNLLGFAFCLNFMKTITLSNFKICVILLSLLLLYDVFFVFITPFFTKNGVSIMVQVALGPDAAGEKTQGNMVEIPAEPQAPSEKIPVVMRVPRFSAWAQNLCGMQFSILGYGDIIVPGLLVAYCSRFDVWISSRKKIYFLSCCIAYLLGMVLTFAVMLLSGMGQPALLYLVPFTLITSAVVAGCRGEIRQFWTGTTYEVLNSPREPLLPEGRTDRAIGESC; encoded by the exons ATGGAGATGAAGGGAGCGCTCGGTGTTGTTTTGCTGTCCGTCATTTCCTTCATATCACAG GTAAATTGCCAAGAGGCTGTTTTGCAGATTTCAAATGGAAGAGTATTGAGGGACTACTGTATCGTCCACAATCACTCCTGGACTCCTCTTCCTCAAACCCTCAACACTGCT acGGCGTACCCGGTGGCGAATTTGACCTCCTCTGTGTTGTGCGACACCTCAGGAATCCGTCCAGATGTGGTAAAGGGCAAGGCGCTGGTGGTGATGAGGGGGGAGTGTGATTTCAGCCAGAAGGCTCTTGTTGCCCAGACCCTCGGCGCTACCGCATTGCTGATTGCGAGCAATAAAACACTG ATCACTCCATCAGCCAATGAGTCTGAGTATGCAAAGGTCCACATTCCTCTGGCTCTCATGAGGTACAGGGACTTCCTGGCCGCCAGGCAG GTGTTCGGCGACGAAATGCAGGTGAAGCTGTTTGCGCCGCCATTATCTAAGATTGATCCGAACATCGCCGTCATGCTGCTGATTTCTATTGTGACTGTGGCTTTGGGCGGCTACTGGAGCGGAGCATGTGAACG GGACCGACTCAACAGttgctctgcaggaggaggaggagagggagaaaaAGCAGACAGCAACAGGGTCTTCCTGTACTCTCCCCTCAACGTGGTCATCTTCGTCATCTTGATGTGTGGGATGCTGGTGCTCATGTACTTCTTCTATAACATTCTTG TTTACTTCATTATTGCCATCTTCTGCTTCGCTTCTGCCTCCGCTCTGTTCAGCTGCCTCGATGCAGTGATGGATAAAATAGGTTGTGGAACTTTAAG CTTTTCTGTCCGAAACAAGAGCTTCTCAATGAGGTCTATCCTGCTGGCCGCTGTGTGCATTAGCATCGCTGTGGTGTGGGGGGTGTACAGAAATGAAGACAG ATGGATCTGGATCCTGCAGAACCTGCTTGGCTTTGCCTTTTGCCTCAACTTCATGAAGACCATCACGCTTTCCAATTTCAAG ATCTGTGTGATCCTGCTGAGCCTCCTCCTCCTGTATGATGTCTTCTTTGTGTTCATAACTCCTTTCTTCACAAAG AATGGAGTTAGCATCATGGTGCAGGTAGCTCTCGGCCCCGATGCGGCTGGGGAGAAG ACACAAGGTAACATGGTGGAGATCCCCGCTGAACCCCAGGCTCCTTCTGAGAAA ATACCTGTGGTGATGCGTGTCCCGCGGTTCTCAGCTTGGGCTCAGAACCTGTGTGGGATGCAGTTCTCCATCCTCGGCTATGGAGATATCATTGTCCCAG GTCTCCTGGTGGCCTATTGCAGCAGGTTTGATGTTTGGATTAGCAGCAGGAAGAAGATCTACTTCCTCAGCTGCTGCATTG CCTATCTCCTGGGAATGGTGCTGACGTTTGCAGTGATGCTGCTGTCAGGGATGGGCCAGCCGGCTCTACTCTACTTAGTGCCTTTTACCCTGATAACATCTGCCGTGGTGGCAGGGTGCAGGGGAGAGATCAGGCAGTTCTGGACAGGAACCACCTACGAG GTTTTGAATTCACCCAGGGAACCTTTGCTGCCAG AAGGAAGAACTGACCGCGCCATAGGGGAAAGTTGCTGA
- the zgc:123258 gene encoding signal peptide peptidase-like 2A isoform X2 translates to MEMKGALGVVLLSVISFISQVNCQEAVLQISNGRVLRDYCIVHNHSWTPLPQTLNTATAYPVANLTSSVLCDTSGIRPDVVKGKALVVMRGECDFSQKALVAQTLGATALLIASNKTLITPSANESEYAKVHIPLALMRYRDFLAARQVFGDEMQVKLFAPPLSKIDPNIAVMLLISIVTVALGGYWSGACERDRLNSCSAGGGGEGEKADSNRVFLYSPLNVVIFVILMCGMLVLMYFFYNILVYFIIAIFCFASASALFSCLDAVMDKIGCGTLSFSVRNKSFSMRSILLAAVCISIAVVWGVYRNEDRWIWILQNLLGFAFCLNFMKTITLSNFKICVILLSLLLLYDVFFVFITPFFTKNGVSIMVQVALGPDAAGEKTQGNMVEIPAEPQAPSEKIPVVMRVPRFSAWAQNLCGMQFSILGYGDIIVPGLLVAYCSRFDVWISSRKKIYFLSCCIAYLLGMVLTFAVMLLSGMGQPALLYLVPFTLITSAVVAGCRGEIRQFWTGTTYEKEELTAP, encoded by the exons ATGGAGATGAAGGGAGCGCTCGGTGTTGTTTTGCTGTCCGTCATTTCCTTCATATCACAG GTAAATTGCCAAGAGGCTGTTTTGCAGATTTCAAATGGAAGAGTATTGAGGGACTACTGTATCGTCCACAATCACTCCTGGACTCCTCTTCCTCAAACCCTCAACACTGCT acGGCGTACCCGGTGGCGAATTTGACCTCCTCTGTGTTGTGCGACACCTCAGGAATCCGTCCAGATGTGGTAAAGGGCAAGGCGCTGGTGGTGATGAGGGGGGAGTGTGATTTCAGCCAGAAGGCTCTTGTTGCCCAGACCCTCGGCGCTACCGCATTGCTGATTGCGAGCAATAAAACACTG ATCACTCCATCAGCCAATGAGTCTGAGTATGCAAAGGTCCACATTCCTCTGGCTCTCATGAGGTACAGGGACTTCCTGGCCGCCAGGCAG GTGTTCGGCGACGAAATGCAGGTGAAGCTGTTTGCGCCGCCATTATCTAAGATTGATCCGAACATCGCCGTCATGCTGCTGATTTCTATTGTGACTGTGGCTTTGGGCGGCTACTGGAGCGGAGCATGTGAACG GGACCGACTCAACAGttgctctgcaggaggaggaggagagggagaaaaAGCAGACAGCAACAGGGTCTTCCTGTACTCTCCCCTCAACGTGGTCATCTTCGTCATCTTGATGTGTGGGATGCTGGTGCTCATGTACTTCTTCTATAACATTCTTG TTTACTTCATTATTGCCATCTTCTGCTTCGCTTCTGCCTCCGCTCTGTTCAGCTGCCTCGATGCAGTGATGGATAAAATAGGTTGTGGAACTTTAAG CTTTTCTGTCCGAAACAAGAGCTTCTCAATGAGGTCTATCCTGCTGGCCGCTGTGTGCATTAGCATCGCTGTGGTGTGGGGGGTGTACAGAAATGAAGACAG ATGGATCTGGATCCTGCAGAACCTGCTTGGCTTTGCCTTTTGCCTCAACTTCATGAAGACCATCACGCTTTCCAATTTCAAG ATCTGTGTGATCCTGCTGAGCCTCCTCCTCCTGTATGATGTCTTCTTTGTGTTCATAACTCCTTTCTTCACAAAG AATGGAGTTAGCATCATGGTGCAGGTAGCTCTCGGCCCCGATGCGGCTGGGGAGAAG ACACAAGGTAACATGGTGGAGATCCCCGCTGAACCCCAGGCTCCTTCTGAGAAA ATACCTGTGGTGATGCGTGTCCCGCGGTTCTCAGCTTGGGCTCAGAACCTGTGTGGGATGCAGTTCTCCATCCTCGGCTATGGAGATATCATTGTCCCAG GTCTCCTGGTGGCCTATTGCAGCAGGTTTGATGTTTGGATTAGCAGCAGGAAGAAGATCTACTTCCTCAGCTGCTGCATTG CCTATCTCCTGGGAATGGTGCTGACGTTTGCAGTGATGCTGCTGTCAGGGATGGGCCAGCCGGCTCTACTCTACTTAGTGCCTTTTACCCTGATAACATCTGCCGTGGTGGCAGGGTGCAGGGGAGAGATCAGGCAGTTCTGGACAGGAACCACCTACGAG AAGGAAGAACTGACCGCGCCATAG